The DNA region ACAAAAATCAGAAAACCGGGAATTACGCAGGAGTTACCGTAGCAAGTCACTCGGGAAATTATTCCTATAAAGGTGATGAAGTCGAAGTAGTCGATTTACCCGGTTCCTACAGCATTTATCCCACTTCCGAAGACGAGGCGATTTTTTCCAAATTTCTTATCGACGAACAGCAGAAATACGCCGGAGTCGTTTATATTCTCGAAGCATTAAGCATTAAAAGGGGGTTGCTCCTTTTCCAGCAGATCCAGGATTTAGGAATTCCTGTGATGCTCGTCGTGAACCAAATTGATCAGGCGGAACGTCGCGGGATTACCATCGATCTTGAAGAACTTTCCAACGAACTCGGCGTGAAAGTTTTGAAAACCGACGCAAAACACAATCAGGGAATCGACGAGTTGCGCGAGGAAATCTACAAAGCAAGCTTCACCAAATCAGAAAAAGTTTCGTTTGAAATTCCTTTGGAGCAGAAAGGTTTGGTGTTCAAAATCCTGCACGAAACCCACGAACAAAACCAATACAAAGTCTGGACTTTGCTCGCTTCCGACACCTACATCGGGAAACTGGAAACGGTTAAAGACCAGATGAATGATGACGATATAAAGTGCTTGGTTCCTAAAAGATTACAGACTCAGGAAACCATTCGCCGTTATCAGAATATCGATAAAATCATTGGTAAAGTTCTTTCAAAAAAGCCACAGTTTAAGGAACTCCTTACCGAAAAATTAGACAGGGTTTTGGTACACAAAGTTTGGGGTTACCTGATTTTTGCGATGATTCTTTTGATCATTTTCCAGAGCGTTTTCTTTTTGGCAGAATATCCGATGAACTGGATTTCTGAATTTTTCCTCGGACTTTCGACTTTTGCCAACCAACATCTTCCTGAAGGTCCGGTCAATTCATTAATTGCCAACGGAATTATTCCCGGAATCGGGGGAATCGCAGTTTTCGCTCCGCAGATTGGAATCCTACTCTATTTCCTTTATCTCCTCGAAGATTCTGGTTATATGGCAAGAGTGATCTTCTTGATGGACAGGTTTTTACGTCCGTTTGGACTGAACGGAAAAAGTATCGTTCCGCTCGTTTCGGGAACTGCGTGTGCGATTCCCGCAATCATGTCCACGAGAAATATCGAAAATGTAAAAGAGCGGCTGATCACGATTTTGGTAACGCCGTTTATGACCTGTTCAGCGCGACTTCCTGTTTACAGCATCATTATCGGACTCATTATTCCCAACAAATATTTTGGCGGGGTCAGCTATAAAGCATTGGCGTTGATGGCGATGTACTTCGTCGGATTTCTGATGTCGCTGCTCGCTTCATTATTGTTAAAGAAAATCATTAAGAACAAGGGTACCTCTTTCCTTGTGATGGATTTGCCTTCGTACAAAATGCCGCTTTTCGGTTACGATTTCAAACTGGTTTTGGGCAAGGTTTGGGAATTCATCACGGGTGCGGGAAAAATTATTTTCTTCTTCAGTATCGTGATTTGGTTTTTCAGCTATATCGGTCCGAAGCAAAATCCAGATGATTTGGTGGCGACCAACGTGAAACTCGAAAATTCCTACCTTGCAAAAATGGGAAGAGGAATCGAACCTGCAATCGCACCACTCGGTTATGACTGGAAAATGGGAGTAGGAATCCTGACAAGTTTCGTGGCACGGGAAGTTTTTGTGGGCACGATGTCAACACTTTACAGCTTGGACGAAGAAGCACCTGAAGGAAAAATCATCGACAAAATGAGAAACGACACCTATCCGAACGGTGAGAAAGTTTTCAGTTTTGCAACGGGAGTTTCGATTCTGTTTTTCTACGCGTTTGCGATGCAGTGCGTATCGACTTTGGCGGTGGTTTACCGGGAAACCAAATCCTGGAAATGGACGATGGCGCAGCTTTTTGGGATGTCGGGATTGGCGTATATTGCTTCACTGATTGTGTATCAGCTGTTTAAGTAGTTTGATGTGATTTGAAAAATTTGATAATTATTTGATTTGTTGTAACTTTATCAAACGAGGAACCTCAAACGACCTCAAACGACCTCAAACCATTTCAAACAACCTCAAACCATTTCAAATCTAAAAAAAATTATGGATTCACTAATCATTCAATACATCATCATCGCGGTTTTGGTTTTGGGAGCGTTCTGGTATTTTTTCAGATGGATCAGAAACAACTTCACCAAAAAGAAAACCCACGGAAAAGAGCCGTACTGCGATAAATGCAGCGGG from Chryseobacterium suipulveris includes:
- the feoB gene encoding ferrous iron transport protein B, with amino-acid sequence MQTDKNKQILLVGNPNVGKSTVFNLLCNKNQKTGNYAGVTVASHSGNYSYKGDEVEVVDLPGSYSIYPTSEDEAIFSKFLIDEQQKYAGVVYILEALSIKRGLLLFQQIQDLGIPVMLVVNQIDQAERRGITIDLEELSNELGVKVLKTDAKHNQGIDELREEIYKASFTKSEKVSFEIPLEQKGLVFKILHETHEQNQYKVWTLLASDTYIGKLETVKDQMNDDDIKCLVPKRLQTQETIRRYQNIDKIIGKVLSKKPQFKELLTEKLDRVLVHKVWGYLIFAMILLIIFQSVFFLAEYPMNWISEFFLGLSTFANQHLPEGPVNSLIANGIIPGIGGIAVFAPQIGILLYFLYLLEDSGYMARVIFLMDRFLRPFGLNGKSIVPLVSGTACAIPAIMSTRNIENVKERLITILVTPFMTCSARLPVYSIIIGLIIPNKYFGGVSYKALALMAMYFVGFLMSLLASLLLKKIIKNKGTSFLVMDLPSYKMPLFGYDFKLVLGKVWEFITGAGKIIFFFSIVIWFFSYIGPKQNPDDLVATNVKLENSYLAKMGRGIEPAIAPLGYDWKMGVGILTSFVAREVFVGTMSTLYSLDEEAPEGKIIDKMRNDTYPNGEKVFSFATGVSILFFYAFAMQCVSTLAVVYRETKSWKWTMAQLFGMSGLAYIASLIVYQLFK